A window from Culex pipiens pallens isolate TS chromosome 3, TS_CPP_V2, whole genome shotgun sequence encodes these proteins:
- the LOC120422888 gene encoding protein dopey-1 homolog isoform X2 — protein sequence MDTATGSGLMEEYDLMKQSKYRVYMSNIDKALKNFEYSSEWADLISALGKLNKVISTNSQYQIIPRRIKISKRLAQCMHPALPSGVHLKALESYDVIFSNIGVDRLASELFIYSAGLFPLLGYSAMNVRPTLLSIYEKYFVPLGEKLRPALSGFLSGVFPGLESGQDHFERTSSLLDKVCAAVKPECFYTCLWECIVTNASVRLPAISYVLDHFDKKRHCGDQKELMGSSVELLVTGLCGCLNDAVILVQRNTLEFLLLAFPLHEMVLAKRDVIKLVKTALNTILRRDMSLNRRLYSWLLGADTSLGKHLEDIGHDRESSDPNSYFEIHSKEVLISAFKLILKSSVTSNPVDLSPYRILISLLDKAEIGQRILDDVLCDIIRTISLCNGNLEVQKSANLLFSTFDPSYIWNYMTTLYRDAVQKKQPNRPSPGTIITSANVKDHVRIDGGPPGAIEVCFLTEFLLETLSLEMYNETTRVYLPKFLLSLIRMLTVYSENMNAPEVGASLRLCVKIVSKVQPMIMSEKVLDLSISTRSNSVTPEGQEAKETPVSLEKSNSDSKIHESSLQVNDSSFARSSSSQGLNKKSKYSKKSKKKSKSYTKLSELDQSVNAAESASNSSSTSSNSNKSAATVSSGSRTTIATASSTPNLKNEDGTAGESSQEERQSTCSDREDVHSDIVIKVPTQIPPAQLPDCPILEKCIKQYVLFYELYVCRQIFDGTNLDSSGSSGSSSEQVSLQDNLFINPSDSKSFLNDDVFVINALLPELEDAFQSLKMSGGSDSKKLRTILVKSMDNRRDSDVFERWNHVESVPERESFEIEGLLESNEKLKRLVGVRISESLRNALKLACNVLTEMSSFPSYGNDCGLNERCEDVPGWLKALTILGSFIGDLETQLSASQTLIDMVSLLRTNQRPKSSSSGTTFVMMMPLLKLSHVNYLESKTKVFQVLTTMLWNHLDSSRSEARNISVLLYRIHSCLDTRFTESVIISKLLVTPREFGLADKRNLNGYWSIPTLSTSELIVDPAGFRRFQLLWKLGRDTHHGKEFEKVLFLVLDILTLPANLSIQISASKWLQEALVRGDIGRIMKPLLRILLNESTKRMSIIYTKRYRQDTDTGSEWEKDLVTDGDSFLDKECFAVSSEDGCIRYHMDNVLSKKRSPIRTIQKKIFGVSIGSKSNNSQVVSNYITNDSAKEVGSSAAAVDDGNFTKMSVIINPLESELNGKSAAMRNRSNSTGLINVEHVEAGLLPNGVVDKKDFHRSTSDIDEASDGDFDRKKGRLSEGSYSRSTTATDFYDSETVVKRYVEDGPIVEFMSKSGDRFKNRKTYLISSSGGGGGAPDDEGFVSSVSDRNLNYSFTSSAADSDGVTEPVCVAKTAAPAAAEPTATSAFGGESQRSSGTSKDSSKSGNKDGGDLFGFGRRKAWRNSSKLYPFHTHFLIYESIFNTKQILYTLETLKNILANDSRFFLCLSVTTSVSSSQIRSLLVRHRRNVFGKGFSDGQDESEYQSLYRGCMYLEVIVTILLYYTRSYYQKDEEQKAQPSKDDLNGNSKIQLECIKLMTRIFAELLSIVKDVGKNLANYIADLMEKCKVQKILLYCISSSVNYFTSPQCYTYSDEILVFNDPESSRLYAEAYQIELLNLLLAVIKLEHEIMIQRNDERFNEGIKNVLSSNSPTRPAPENKRIYKYIPNQLVSQQPMFLSSMLSALASEKLKHIHKNWTDMITSCLTCLPLNNLTNIVISIIHQLCANLDRLTRRDRIIYNQCTDYIVAQLEAITVLSHYCLLDSSQQISLANVFNASNNMTSPATNSGQIINSIVNVFLSSSLLNVNQAKTSHQEVAKNAILSHLPRIIITIATLWETSISEFRHVKHQLLEFLSPISLHYGTNFLTAISVAWYERSSESGGSTASSASTNGSDSAEIEGDFFDVMAKSLPQACDNQRLLVKLISGIRIMSVDSFIQTMHQVIKSPPQIYQPPVGLNLEVSALELLFYYLKSVAQTQFSDCWSSLYALLKDCLSLQIPAQFVALSILNEFVQRCPNIPFSDKKDVRDLHDVTSRLVEAISNVAGSCLEQTTWLRRNLSVKEEFSSIESTKDGLLMPSNQHYSIQAQSILAAILAPLLDVAFSSQEKDKVTTIVTGVMYNIVPYLKTHTAKNIPTFHACSNLLASLSTYQYTRKAWRKDALDLLLDATFFQFDSRCLPYWKTILDSLMTCDTTTFRDLMNRLPLAQTGTLNIFTSKEQEYEQRALLLKRLAFVIFCSEVDQYHKYMPEIQEQLANSLRLPQVVPLIQSAVFLCFRVLLLRMSADHVTSLWPIIIAEMVQVFLSIEQELMTDTEEFSQHIRMLSGLDTAWVTNTNNGLYSYGHPHWRMVQLETAKLLELGCVLPATILPHFQMYRWAFVSSQNEHYLKLGSYDDSKSVAFIPHVTRISQLMDFRYTSHSPKPQTNKGSHIMLSCQAINTLQDLYSFFSTLSMRWPSHISYTADTEKDTKACLDEVERVLALDFLERMPQTK from the exons ATGGACACGGCAACCGGATCAGGACTGATGGAGGAGTACGACCTGATGAAGCAGTCCAAGTATCGCGTGTACATGTCGAACATTGACAAGGCGCTGAAAAACTTTGAGTATTCAAGCGAGTGGGCCGATCTCATCTCTGCCCTGGGCAAGCTGAACAAAGTAATTTCGACAAATTCGCAGTATCAAATCATTCCGAGGCGGATCAAAATCTCCAAACGACTGGCCCAGTGCATGCACCCGGCGCTGCCCTCGGGAGTCCACCTAAAAGCGCTCGAATCGTACGATGTGATCTTCAGCAACATAGGTGTTGATCGCCTGGCGTCCGAACTGTTCATCTACAGCGCTGGCCTGTTCCCCCTGCTCGGTTATTCCGCGATGAACGTACGGCCCACGCTGCTCTCGATCTACGAAAAGTATTTCGTTCCCTTGGGCGAAAAGTTGCGACCCGCGCTAAGTGGCTTCCTCAGCGGAGTCTTTCCCGGTCTCGAGTCCGGCCAGGACCACTTTGAACGGACCAGTTCGCTGCTCGATAAAGTGTGCGCCGCCGTCAAGCCCGAGTGCTTCTACACCTGCCTTTGGGAGTGCATCGTGACAAACGCCTCCGTTCGCCTCCCCGCCATCTCGTACGTGCTGGACCATTTCGACAAGAAGCGACACTGCGGCGACCAGAAGGAACTCATGGGCAGCAGCGTAGAACTGCTCGTCACCGGACTCTGCGGCTGTCTGAACGATGCCGTCATCCTAGTTCAGCGAAACACGCTCGAATTCCTCCTTCTCGCATTCCCACTGCACGAGATGGTCCTTGCCAAACGGGACGTCATCAAACTCGTCAAAACTGCCCTCAACACCATCCTGCGCCGGGACATGTCCCTCAACCGACGACTCTACTCGTGGCTGCTCGGCGCGGACACCAGCCTGGGCAAACATCTCGAAGACATCGGCCACGACCGGGAATCGTCCGACCCGAACAGCTACTTCGAAATTCACTCGAAAGAGGTCCTCATCAGTGCATTTAAACTCATCCTGAAATCCAGCGTGACCTCCAATCCCGTCGATCTGAGCCCCTACCGAATACTAATATCCCTGCTGGACAAGGCAGAAATCGGCCAACGCATACTGGACGACGTTCTGTGCGACATCATCCGCACAATTTCCCTCTGCAACGGCAACCTAGAAGTCCAGAAATCGGCCAACCTTCTCTTCTCCACGTTCGACCCGTCCTACATCTGGAACTACATGACAACGCTGTATCGCGATGCGGTCCAAAAGAAACAACCAAATCGACCCTCACCCGGAACCATCATCACCAGCGCCAACGTCAAAGACCACGTTCGCATCGACGGCGGACCGCCGGGCGCCATCGAAGTTTGCTTCCTCACCGAGTTCCTCCTGGAAACGCTCTCGCTCGAGATGTACAACGAAACCACGCGAGTCTACCTCCCTAAATTCCTGCTCTCCCTAATCCGCATGCTAACCGTGTACTCGGAAAACATGAACGCGCCGGAAGTGGGCGCCTCGCTCAGGCTGTGCGTCAAGATCGTCTCCAAGGTGCAACCGATGATCATGTCCGAGAAGGTCCTCGATCTGTCAATCAGCACCCGCAGCAACAGCGTCACCCCCGAGGGTCAAGAGGCCAAAGAAACGCCCGTCTCCCTTGAAAAGAGCAACTCCGACTCCAAGATCCACGAGAGCTCGCTCCAGGTCAACGACAGTTCCTTCGCACGATCAAGCTCGAGCCAGGGCCTAAACAAAAAGAGCAAGTACAGCAAAAAGTCGAAAAAGAAGTCCAAATCGTATACCAAGCTAAGCGAACTGGACCAGTCGGTGAACGCGGCCGAAAGtgccagcaacagcagcagcaccagcagcaacagcaacaaaagTGCCGCCACCGTCTCGAGCGGATCGAGAACCACGATCGCAACGGCAAGTTCAACGCCAAACTTGAAGAACGAAGACGGCACCGCTGGGGAGTCAAGTCAGGAGGAGCGCCAGAGCACGTGCAGCGATCGCGAGGACGTCCACTCCGACATTGTGATCAAAGTTCCGACGCAGATTCCACCCGCCCAACTGCCGGATTGTCCCATTCTGGAAAAGTGCATCAAACAGTACGTTCTGTTCTACGAGCTGTACGTTTGCAGGCAGATTTTCGACGGAACCAACCTGGACTCTTCGGGCAGTTCCGGCTCCTCCTCCGAACAGGTCAGCCTACAGGACAACCTGTTTATCAATCCGAGCGACAGCAAAAGTTTCCTGAACGACGATGTGTTTGTGATAAACGCGCTGCTGCCCGAGCTGGAAGACGCGTTTCAGAGTTTGAAAATGTCCGGCGGATCGGACAGCAAAAAGCTACGAACGATCCTGGTGAAGTCGATGGACAATCGACGAGACTCGGACGTGTTTGAGCGGTGGAACCACGTGGAGTCGGTACCGGAGCGCGAATCGTTCGAAATCGAAGGTCTGCTCGAGAGCAACGAAAAGCTGAAGCGACTCGTAGGCGTGAGAATTTCCGAGTCACTCCGAAACGCTCTGAAACTCGCGTGCAACGTCCTCACGGAGATGTCGTCGTTCCCCAGCTATGGGAACGACTGCGGTCTCAACGAACGCTGCGAAGACGTTCCGGGTTGGCTGAAAGCGTTGACCATTCTGGGCTCGTTCATCGGCGATTTGGAGACGCAGCTGTCCGCGTCGCAGACCTTGATCGATATGGTCAGCTTGCTGCGCACGAATCAGCGACCCAAGTCGAGCAGTTCCGGAACGACGTTCGTGATGATGATGCCGCTGTTGAAGCTGTCGCACGTCAACTATCTGGAGAGCAAAACCAAGGTCTTCCAGGTGTTGACGACGATGCTGTGGAACCATTTGGATTCGAGCAGGTCGGAAGCGCGGAACATTAGCGTGTTGCTTTACCGGATTCACAGCTGTTTGGACACGCGGTTCACGGAGAGTGTGATCATTAGCAAGTTGCTCGTGACGCCGAGGGAGTTTGGGTTGGCGGATAAGCGAAATTTGAATGGGTACTGGTCAATTCCGACGCTTTCGACGAGCGAACTGATTGTAGATCCAGCTGGATTTAGGCGGTTTCAGCTGTTGTGGAAGCTTGGTCGGGATACGCATCATGGGAAGGAGTTTGAGAAGGTGCTGTTTCTCGTGCTGGACATTCTGACGCTGCCCGCGAACTTGTCAATTCAGATATCGGCTTCGAAGTGGCTCCAGGAGGCGTTGGTTAGGGGAGATATTGGCCGGATAATGAAACCTTTGCTGAGGATTCTGCTGAACGAGAGCACCAAGCGGATGAGCATTATTTACACCAAGCGATATCGGCAGGACACGGACACGGGAAGTGAGTGGGAAAAGGACCTGGTGACGGATGGGGATTCGTTCCTGGACAAGGAGTGCTTCGCGGTTAGTTCGGAAGACGGATGCATCCGGTATCACATGGACAACGTGCTGAGCAAGAAGCGCAGCCCAATTCGGACGATTCAGAAGAAGATTTTCGGCGTTTCGATTGGTTCCAAGTCAAACAACAGTCAGGTTGTGTCGAACTACATCACGAACGACAGTGCCAAGGAGGTGGGCAGTTCTGCCGCGGCGGTTGACGATGGTAACTTTACCAAGATGTCCGTAATTATAAATCCGTTGGAGTCGGAGCTGAACGGGAAGAGTGCGGCCATGCGCAACCGCTCCAACTCGACGGGGCTGATCAACGTTGAGCACGTTGAGGCGGGATTGCTGCCCAACGGCGTCGTTGACAAGAAGGACTTCCACCGGTCGACCTCGGACATTGACGAAGCAAGTGACGGAGATTTTGACCGCAAGAAGGGTCGCCTGAGCGAGGGCAGCTACAGCCGGTCCACGACGGCGACCGATTTCTACGACTCGGAAACGGTCGTCAAACGGTACGTAGAGGACGGTCCGATTGTGGAGTTTATGAGCAAGTCGGGCGATCGGTTCAAAAATCGGAAAACCTATTTAATCTCTtctagtggtggtggtggcggtgcgCCGGATGACGAAGGCTTCGTCTCGTCGGTTTCGGACCGGAATCTCAACTATTCGTTCACGTCGTCTGCAGCGGACTCGGATGGCGTGACGGAACCGGTGTGCGTGGCCAAAACGGCAGCGCCGGCAGCTGCGGAACCAACGGCGACGAGTGCGTTTGGAGGTGAATCGCAGCGAAGTAGTGGGACGAGCAAGGACAGCAGTAAAAGTGGCAACAAGGACGGTGGCGATCTGTTTGGATTTGGTCGACGCAAGGCGTGGAGGAACTCGTCCAAGCTGTACCCGTTCCACACGCACTTTTTGATCTACGAGTCGATCTTCAACACGAAGCAGATTTTGTACACGCTCGAGACATTGAAGAACATTCTGGCCAATGATAGTCGGTTCTTTTTGTGCCTGTCGGTGACGACGTCCGTGTCGAGTAGTCAGATTCGATCGTTGTTGGTGCGACACCGGAGGAACGTGTTTGGAAAGGGCTTTTCCGATGGTCAGGATGAGAGCGAATATCAGAGTTTGTACCGTGGTTGCATGTATTTGGAGGTGATTGTAACGATCTTGCTGTATTACACGCGGAGTTACTACCAAAAGGATGAGGAGCAGAAGGCGCAACCGTCGAAGGATGATCTGAATGGGAATTCCAAGATCCAGCTGGAGTGTATTAAGTTGATGACGCGAATCTTCGCTGAATTGCTGTCGATCGTGAAGGACGTCGGCAAGAACCTGGCCAATTACATTGCCGATTTGATGGAAAAGTGCAAAGTGCAAAAGATTCTGCTGTACTGCATCAGCTCTTCGGTGAATTATTTTACCTCCCCGCAGTGTTACACGTATTCGGATGAAATTTTAGTGTTTAACGACCCGGAGAGTTCGCGGCTGTACGCGGAAGCATATCAGATTGAACTGTTGAATCTGCTGCTGGCGGTGATAAAACTCGAGCACGAAATCATGATCCAGCGCAACGACGAACGATTCAACGAGGGCATCAAGAACGTACTTTCAAGTAATTCTCCAACGCGACCAGCTCCGGAGAACAAACGCATCTACAAGTACATCCCGAACCAGCTGGTGAGTCAACAGCCCATGTTCCTGTCGTCGATGTTGTCCGCGCTGGCCTCGGAAAAGCTCAAACACATCCACAAAAACTGGACCGACATGATCACGTCCTGCCTGACCTGCCTCCCCCTGAACAACCTGACCAACATCGTAATCAGCATTATTCATCAGCTGTGCGCCAACCTGGACCGTCTGACGCGGCGCGATCGCATCATCTACAACCAGTGCACGGACTACATCGTGGCTCAACTGGAAGCGATCACCGTCCTGTCCCACTACTGCCTGCTGGACTCGTCACAGCAGATCTCGTTGGCGAACGTGTTCAACGCGTCCAACAACATGACCTCGCCGGCGACCAACTCGGGCCAGATCATCAACAGTATTGTGAACGTGTTCCTGTCGTCTTCGCTGCTGAACGTGAACCAGGCCAAGACAAGCCACCAGGAAGTGGCCAAGAATGCCATCCTGAGCCATCTTCCGCGGATCATCATTACGATCGCGACGCTGTGGGAGACGAGCATCAGCGAGTTTCGACACGTCAAGCACCAGCTGCTGGAGTTCCTCAGTCCCATTTCGTTGCACTACGGGACGAATTTTCTGACGGCCATTTCCGTGGCGTGGTACGAGCGAAGCAGCGAGTCCGGAGGAAGTACGGCCAGTAGTGCCAGCACCAACGGATCGGATTCCGCGGAGATCGAGGGTGATTTCTTCGACGTGATGGCGAAGTCACTGCCACAAGCCTGTGATAATCAACGGTTGCTGGTCAAGCTCATATCCGGCATCCGGATCATGTCCGTCGATTCGTTCATCCAAACTATGCACCAGGTGATCAAGTCACCGCCGCAGATCTACCAACCTCCGGTTGGGCTAAATCTGGAAGTGAGCGCGCTGGAGCTGTTGTTCTACTACTTGAAGAGTGTCGCCCAGACGCAGTTTAGCGACTGCTGGAGTTCGCTGTACGCGCTGCTCAAGGATTGCCTGTCGCTGCAGATCCCGGCCCAGTTTGTGGCGCTGTCGATTCTTAACGAGTTTGTCCAGCGCTGTCCAAACATTCCGTTCAGCGACAAGAAGGACGTGCGGGATTTGCACGACGTAACTTCCCGCCTGGTGGAGGCCATCTCGAACGTGGCCGGATCGTGCCTGGAGCAGACGACCTGGCTGCGACGGAACCTATCGGTGAAAGAGGAGTTCAGCTCGATCGAGAGCACCAAGGACGGGCTTTTGATGCCGTCGAACCAGCACTACTCCATTCAAGCGCAGTCG ATTCTTGCCGCCATTCTGGCCCCGCTGCTGGACGTCGCGTTCAGCTCGCAGGAAAAGGACAAGGTCACGACGATCGTGACCGGCGTCATGTACAACATTGTGCCTTACCTGAAGACCCACACGGCGAAGAACATTCCGACCTTTCACGCGTGCTCCAACTTGCTGGCGAGTTTGAGCACCTATCAG TACACGCGGAAGGCGTGGCGCAAGGACGCCCTGGATCTGCTGCTGGACGCGACCTTCTTCCAGTTTGATAGCCGCTGCTTGCCGTACTGGAAAACTATCCTGGATAGTTTGATGACCTGTGATACTACCACTTTTAGAGACTTGATGA ATCGCTTGCCACTAGCACAAACCGGAACGTTGAACATTTTCACCTCCAAGGAGCAAGAGTACGAGCAGAGGGCACTGCTGCTGAAGCGGTTGGCCTTTGTGATCTTCTGCAGCGAGGTGGACCAGTACCACAAGTATATGCCGGAAATTCAAG AACAACTTGCCAACAGCCTGCGACTGCCGCAGGTCGTGCCGCTGATCCAGTCGGCGGTGTTCCTGTGCTTCcgggtgctgctgctgcgcaTGTCGGCCGATCACGTGACCAGCCTGTGGCCGATCATCATCGCCGAGATGGTGCAGGTGTTTTTGTCCATCGAGCAGGAACTGATGACAGACACCGAGGAGTTTAG tcAGCACATCCGGATGCTGTCGGGGCTGGACACGGCCTGGGTGACCAACACCAACAACGGCCTCTACTCGTACGGACATCCGCACTGGCGCATGGTCCAGCTCGAGACGGCCAAGCTGCTGGAGCTGGGATGTGTCCTGCCGGCCACCATCTTGCCACACTTTCAGAT GTATCGGTGGGCGTTCGTAAGCAGCCAGAACGAGCACTACCTGAAGCTGGGCAGCTACGACGACTCCAAAAGTGTGGCCTTCATCCCCCACGTGACGCGCATTTCCCAGCTGATGGACTTTCGGTACACGTCACATTCGCCG AAACCCCAAACAAACAAAGGCAGCCACATCATGCTGTCCTGCCAGGCGATCAACACCCTGCAGGATCTGTACAGCTTCTTTTCGACGTTGTCGATGCGCTGGCCGTCGCACATCTCGTACACGGCCGACACCGAAAAGGACACCAAGGCCTGTCTGGACGAGGTGGAGCGCGTTCTGGCGCTGGACTTTCTCGAACGAATGCCGCAGACCAAGTAG